TTTTTGATCAATTCACTGCGTTAAAAGAAGCGGGACAATATCAGGCTGCCCTGGACAAGCTGTTGGCCGTACTTCCTTATGTACAAAACAAAGAGTCCCTCAGAAACAAGCAAATGGTGTATGATAACCTCGCGACCACAGCCGTTAAATTGGGACGATGGCGAGAAGCTACCCACTGGTACGAAGCGCACAAAAAACTATCCGATACCCTTTATCAGGATAAGGGCAATGCGCGAATCATGGAACTGGAAAAAATATATCAGACGGCAGAAAAAGAAAAGGAACTATTGCGTATAAAAACAGAGAACCAAGGGCATCAGCTCGCCCTTCAAAAGACGCGCTTGTGGGTCGGTGTTCTTGCTTTCGCTATGCTTATTTTATCCTTTTTATCTTTCACCTGGTACACCGCCTTCCTCAACAAGAAAAAGTTGGCCACCCACAAAGAGATGCTTTTAGAGGAGGAAATTAAAAATCGTAAGCAACAAGAAAAATTAAATCTTTATAATGCGATGTTACAGGGACAGGAAAGAGAGCGAAGCCGCATCGCACGGGATCTGCACGACGGATTGGGCGGAATATTGGCGAGTACCAAACTAAAACTTTCGGCGGTTGCGGCAAATGCCAATTCTCAGCAAGAAGCTGCAAAAACGACGGATCTCCATATAATCATTGAACAACTGGATCATTCCGTTGACGAACTCCGGCGGATAGCGCGCAATATGATGCCAGAGTCTTTGCTATATTTGGGTCTGGAAGTCGCCCTCAGGGATCTTTGCAATGCCATGTCACATCCCGACCTTCAGGTCGATTTTCAAGCTTCAAATCTACGAGAACACTACCCGCAAGATTTTCTGATCGCGGCGTACCGGATTTTACAGGAATTACTGACCAATGCTATAAAGCATAGTGGAGCTTCGCAGGTGTGGGTACAATGTAGTCAGGTGGCGGATAAATTCCATATGAACGTAGAGGACAACGGCAAGGGTTTTGATCCCCAGCATGCAACAATGACCAAGGAAGGGATTGGTATTTCCAACATTCGTAACCGGGTCGACATCTTAAATGGACAATTAGAGATTGATGCAGCAGTAGGAAACGGCGCATCATTCCATATTCAACTTAATATACATGGATAAGGTTATTTCAGTTATTATCGTAGACGATCATCCACTCGTATTGAATGGATTTGAATTTATTTTAAAGAACAGCGCAGACATCGTTTTACTGGGCACATTTACCTCGTCGTGTGATGCTTTAGCTTTTCTTCAAACCCAATCTGTCGATATTGTTTTGGTCGACATCAACATGCCCGGCATGAATGGTATCGATACCACTGCAATCATAAAAAAGGATTTTCCCAACACACAGGTTATTGCGATCAGCAACCTAAATGAAGGCAGCATCGCCCTTCGTATGCTGCAGGCGGGAGCCCTGGGGTATCTTCTCAAAAATGTATCTGCCGAAGACTTAATTCAAGGTATACATTCCGTTCATCAGGGTGAACAGGTGCTCAGCCGAGAAATGAACTTCATATTAAAAGGTAATCAGCAAGATTCTGTTCCAAAGATTACAGAAAGAGAGCGCGAGGTACTCAAATGGATGGCGCAAGGTTATACCACACCCAAAATTGGCGAATTGATGTTTATCAGCCCATTGACTGTCGAAAGTCACCGTCGAAATCTGCTACAAAAATTTTCCGTCAGCAATTCGGCTTCCTTGATCCACAAGGCTACTGAAATGAAGTTTATCTAATAAGCAACGCGCTGTCGTTGGACAGCGCAAACATCAGTGGCACACCGGCACATAAATCAGGTCTACACCGCCTTCATAGACATTGAATACCGGCCGTGATTCCCATACAATGGTGCAGCCCTGTTGCCCATTGCCCCCCTGTTGGTCGCCCGATCTAAGAAGCTCAAAATGTGTATTTAAGATAGATTCTGCAGGTACACCGCCACCGGATTTAAGATATTTAATTTTGACGTCCAGCATCAGCTCGTCGTCAAAAAGTCTTCCCTTCCACGTGATCTCCTTAGCACTGGCGGTCAGCGATCCATTGACTTCTCCGTTGTCGGCGACGGATAACTCGCCCGATTTGGCGGTAAACCGCCACGAGCGCCCGGTTTGCTTCCCTGGAATAGCAAAAGAAAATCCCTCTTGGCCAGACAGTTCCATGAGAAGCACCAAGGTGGAGCTATCGCCTTTTATTTTATCGATACTAAAAGACCCTTTTCCCTTTACCGGCGCTAAACGATCGTATCCATGTAAATACATGGTCGACTCGGTACTGCCCAGATAGGCCTGTCTATTCATGCGTTCATTGAACGTCAGCTGATAGGAACCAGAATCTTGGGATTTACCACAAGCTATCGTTGTAAACAATAGCGGGAGGACTAACGCTTTTGTGCTGTATTTCATATCTAAATATTTCATAAAACTTTCGTTCGTTGTAAGCTGATTTGCGAAGAAAAATTCGCTGCATTACTCAGCTCTATTACAAAACTAATCGTTAGTCCATTTGAAGACAATCCACGAAAACCATGAAAATTAAATCATGAATACTGGCACATCAATATGCAAGTTGGCCTGCAAAGCGTTCTAAAATTGGGGACTTCGTTAGATAAACTTCCTAATGCTCATCATATAGCCCATGTGGAGCCCTTCATGGAAATTATTCCATTCGAAGGCATCGTATATTGAAGCGACGTGGAAGCCCGTCCCCGTGGTACGGGAGTTATAGTGAAGAAATATGTTGTTGTTAAAATCCAGGATAGTCGGCTCAATTTGTTCAACAAGCAAACTTTTAAGCAGATCCGCTTCCTGTTGGGATACCGGTACTGTTGGTTTTGTACCCGACTGGTACTTCAGGAAAACTTCTTCTGGAATATGCCCTTTTACATCCGATCCGATATAAATTAATTTATGCTGTGTGGCAATGATGTGACCGATGTTCCAGATCAGGTTGTTTCCAAAGCCAGCAGGAATGAGGTTGAGCTCTTCTAGGGAATAGTGCTCAAAAAATTTGAGGTATGCCATACGGCTCGTTTTCCAGGCATTAAAGAGTGATTCCATGTTGTAAAGCTATTTGTAGTACATTTAAAAGATGATTGTAGCACATTTATACGAGATCAATCCGGCCAAACCGTGCGAGTTTATCTGCCCATTTCGCACTGTAGGAGTTGTTCAGTTGATGCAGTTCGCCCATGGCGGATGTTCGCACAGGCGAAATATGGCAGCGTTCGAAGACATCCTTCTTCACGCTCATAAAATTTGTCTTTTTGTAAAGGTTATATTCAGCAAAGAGATCTTGATCCAATATACTTACTATTCGGGCAGATTTACCATAGAAATTGTTATCAATGCGGTTAACATCCAGACTGCTTTGATAGGGCAAGAACAGGCGATCAAAAAAGCCTTTGATCTTGGAGGGGATATATGAACGGTAAACGGGACAGAACAATACGATATGTTTCGCCCAATGAAGACGACGCAAAGCAAACTGCAGATCGGCTTCCACAGAAGTCCAATGCAACGAAGGAAGTTGAATATTGTAATTAAAAAGTAGATCTGCGATCCGCAGATCATGTACAATGCCATCCGCCTGCATTACACCTGTTCGGTAAGCATCCATCAGGAAGTCAGTAGACGCTGTTTTAAAAAGATCCCCATTGATTAATAAAACGTTCTTCATCTTTTGCTAACATAAGCAAAAAAAATGAAACGCAAACCGATCTCACCCAATAAATCTACTAATCCAGCAAAGACCAGGTTCGCTTCGTCTGTACCTCCTGCACAACTTTTTGCTCAGCAACGACTATATTTTCCCGTCGTTGACCAATATATTCCAACGTCGCCAATTTACCCCATAACGAAACCATTACCTGCATAAAATCAGCCACACATTCCATCGCTTCTGCAATTTCCAGATGATCGTAACGCAATTCAATAAGGTTTGATAAACGTTCCTCAAAATTTCCGGGTGTCACATCTTTCCACTCATAGAAATATTTTAGCATTTCCTCCCGTTCAGCAGATTCGATCAGCCGTACAGCATTAAAAAATACATGCGCAAAATCCGAAAAATATTTTAAAAGATAAATGGGTGCCTTTTGCGGAAGGATAGATCGGTATTCAAAAAATGAAGTGGCCATATACGCTAAGATACGTTCAGTAATAAAGCGGATATTAAGCCCCAGCTCGGTGATCTTAGGTTTGTTCACTGTTTTATCCATGATGCGATATGCGGCTGACTGAAACTCATTCAATGCTCGGTAAAAGCGGTTGTGAAAATCCATCAACTGTGGATGACTTTCGATATAAACGCAAGGCATAATGTATTGCGAAACCAATAAAGTTTCCTGTCCGTCGTTTACAAGCTTGCCGATAGGCAGAAAAGAATTACTCACCTGCCGTTGCTGTACTGCGGACTTCGTCACAATATCGATCGTATATTCTTTTTTTACAAACGGGTAACGAAGGGGTGATTCCTCCGGATTAGGTTCGCCAAAAGCCGATTTTCTAAATGAATGTACATATAAAACTACATAATGCTCGCCGACAGCAATTTTCGACACATCCATAAAGGCACTAAAATTCGCCTCTACCGCACCTTGCTGATAGGCAATATTGATTCGGTTCCCATCGCTGGTGACCGCATTGCAAAACCGAACTTCAACCTCCAGATAATTTGTATTTTTTTTCAGCAGCGAAATATCAAAAGAACGATCATACCCCGCAAAGGCTGGCAACAATCCAAAATTCGCATGATGGAGCCCCACTGATATGCCGTCGCGGACGAGATCTTGGGTATAGAGATCCGTATGAACAAAATCACCACTGGAGAGTTTCATCCCATCCACCCAATTGATACCTTCGTAATTTAATGGTTTTTGCATAAGCTTAATGTTATCCTATCGTTTCTGAAACACGCTTGGCGTGAATAGTCATTTTTTCTGTAATCTGATTGCCTGAAATGTCTGCATTGGGGTCTATATATACATTTCTTCTAAAGATAGACCTCTTCACAACAAATATCCAGCGCTGGTATTCTCCCTGATCGTCCACGAAGCGAACCGGGGCGCTTGGAAATTTGGCATTATAATCTTCAATAAATTTTTGAAACCATAGACCGAAGTTCATTTTTTCTGGCGCTTTAACCTTCACGCGCAACGGCTCCACATCTTTGCTGTCCTTATAGAGTTCCAGTTCCAATACCAATAGCTTATCAAAATCCAAATGATCCAGACTGATTTCTTCTGGAAACCGTGGGTATTCCCATACCCGATGAATTTCCATAGGGATAGATAACAGCGCAATGTACGTCCACCAAAAGAACATAGGAACCATAAAAATGGAAATACTGGTGGCTGCCCACCAGCCCAATCGGAATGGGCTCATCCAGTCGAAAAATAGCTTATAAATATATAGTCCAAGTAAGAGCATGACAAACATGACGAAAAACACGAATAACTTTTTGTTTTCCAAAGTATTTAAATCCCACTTACTCAGCAGATACACCCAAAGCACCCCTAGTCCCAACGCGTACATCATGGTGATAAAATAGCCCCAAGGCATATAGCCAAAGCCCAAAAACCCGAAAAAACCGGGCAATGCCAGCACTAGTCCTCCTATTAGGATCGAAATAATTAACTTCTTATTGCTAAGAAGAGAATTCTTCTTATTCCAGACCGACAATACAATTGTCGAAATAAATACTAATAAAGGCGCAAGTATGTACCTCAAAAAAACTGTTTGTACTTCCATTTCAGCTGTTGCAGTATTCACAAACTAATATACTATCTTTAAATAAACAATTTATAATTAAAATCCCCGGTCAGCGTGAAAACAATCTACTGGGTTAAAACAATCTATTGGGCTTATATGTTCAAGGAAAAATGATTTCTATGAAAAAAAAGGACGGTTTATTCACCAGCAATAGCATGACATCAGATATCAAGGCCAGCCAAAAGGCGGCTGATCTTATTCAGCACGGCGTAGATCCAGATCATATTATCTTTACCTGTGACGGTTCAAGCCGTCGCCCATTCTCCACAGAAATTCAATCTGTCAGCCCTTATATCTCCGAGACGAGCAATGAAGAATTTGTACGCATCCATATGAACCGTGAAGGCTTTTATGACATGCTCCCCGAAGGCCTCTTTCATACCCTACATGCTGGCAGTGAAATTCTTGACGAAGATGTGATGATCCAGGATGTTCGAAACAAGCGTCGCCAGGAGCAAAATGCCCGTCAGTTCTTCGCTCCATTCGAAAACGAACTGTTCTATTTACGGACGCAGCTGGATCAATATGAAAGCCGTCTTGATATGCAGACAATGTATCAGGATATGAGCAACTTACTACTCTCCAATTTTCCCGAACTACACCGCCTGAGCCCGCGCCAGCGTGTGATCTGGATGCATTTTATCCCTGAAATCCACAATCATAAAAACGATATGGCTTATGCTCAACAGCTGTTGCGCAACCTGCTCAACATGCCCATTGAAATCCATCGTGCAACACATGACCGCAAAATCGACTGGCAAGAAATCGGGCTTCCACCCAGTACATTGGGCTATTGCCAGCTCGGAGTCGACAGTTTGACCACGATGAACTTTGAGCGCAATGAGAGCTATCTTAACATCACAATAGGGCCGTCTTATCCCCAACTTTTAAAGAACTATCTGCCCAACGCCAAAGACGAATATATCATTCATCTGGTGCTGGACAACCTTTTCCCGGCTCATTTAAACCGACAATTGCGCTATGACCTCCTTCCAGAGGTGAAACATAGCTATTTAAGCGATGAGCAGGGCAACAACCCCACTGTATTGGGACACACCTCATACCTGTAGTCAATATACCTGTAGTCGACATAACTGTAGTCTACTTTATTGTAGCCTACGCAACAGACCAGCGTACTTGCTATACAATAACTTATAGCATCTTTAGCAGCAGACGATAGTGCACCTCCATGCTGCTTCGCACCTGTAGCTTACTCATCACCTGTTCCAATAACTCATTCCATTCCGACGCTTCCAGATCAAAGCTTCCATCAGGCTCCACATAAATGTCAGTGGTTTTCTGAAATCCTCTTCTTGGATCAGCATCCATCATTACTCCAGACTTAATTTCAATACGTTTAACCACCTGTCCGAGTTCCAATTTAATGAAATTGATAATATCATTCTTACTAACGATGCGATCTCCGGTGGTCACATTGTATTTAAAGGCCTGCAAACTATCCCTTCGGTTAAGACGCGAACGTCCGCCTCTACTTGTGGTAAGAAACACAAGCTGTTCATAATTTTTTACCGCACCCAACTGGATCTGCAAAGGCGTACCGACAGCAATGCCGTTCGCTAGCTCCGCTTGGGTCATCCACATCTTTGTAAAAAGAAGGTCGCCATCATTTTTTGGATTCATCACAATGTACTGCTTGAAATCATTCTGCCGGAGATGCAGGGCCTTTCCCTTCTGCTGTATCATTGCTAAGTTTTTGTCCAAATCACGCAATATAGCATTCAAGAAATCAGCATTATAAGATGCAAAAGCAGCTTTTTCATCCCGTATCAGTTCAAACAGGTAATCCAGCAAATCTTTGGCAGTACGATTATCAAGCCTTTCGACTCCACCCTGCCGCACGGTGTAAAAGCCTGCTTCGGCGTGTACACCAGATCTGTTGTAAGGAACTTCACTATATTTTTCCCCCTCCTGATCCAATACCTCTTCCACCGTCAGTAGTTGTTCAAGCTGCGCGGTTTCGATACCAACAATGTTTTTAAGGGCTTTCACCCGATGCTTACCTTCGACCAAGCGCTTATTGACAACGGGAAATGCATTTATTTGTACATGGAGTTCATCAAGCAGCTGCACCGGCATGGAAGTCGGCATGTCAATACGAATCCAATCCAGATCCTGCTCGAGGCGATCCGTCATCTGCTGTTCAAAATGCGCTACAATTTCCTCCGGTAGCGAACTCGTTTTCCCAAAACAAGCCACATCCGGCTCATCGTCCAAGGTCAGAAAATGCTGCTGATAATAGCCCTCTATGTCCTGGCTTAAGTTAAAGAGGTAATTTTTTCGGTCAAACAGTTCATCCACTAAGCGATCTGACCGTTTTAAAAATCTATTTTGATGGTGTTTTATGGGAATTCCATTCAGGTGCCATTTTCCAAGGTTTAGCACTTTGTAGATCTCCCGGTTGACCTGATAATTGCCCCAGTCGAAATAGAAATTTAAACCCGCAAAGGCTTTCCTACGGTCGTACTCCAAACATTTTATACCCAGAAAGACGGAATGTCCAGTATTGATGTGCAGCGATTTTCCTAATGAACGTTTTACATTGGGCTGTATTTCAAACAGCTGCCTAGGGGTAGCCATATAACGGATCTTTCCATGAAATAGATGCACTTCTTCCAAACTGGAAAAATTCATTTCCACCATTTTTTCCTCTTTTGAAGCGCCTACAGAAGAAATTTTTTTCTTCATGTTCATATGCAGGTAAGGGCTTATACGCGCCTCAGCTTCACTGGGTTGGTACAGCAAGATCGCATGAGCTGGTAGTGGCGCTACCAGATAGTCCGGTGCCAAGAGACGACCGATCTTATCAAAGATCCGATTCTCAAAATCGCGCACATCATTCGACACCTGAAAGATCTCACTGCTCAGCACTTCCATCAATAAAAGGACCACTGGATCAAAGTCAAATACCTTTTGGATTCCCCAAAGCTCCTGGGCCTTCTTAATGATCCTATTGCGAATCTCTTCCTTACTGGAGTAAAAAATATCGTTCATCTGCTCTTTGCTCACTACCTAGCTAAAGGACTTAAAAATAACGAAGTACTGAATGCATAGCGCTCCCCAGTCTCCACCATCTTAGCCTCCACATAAATCATTACTTTCTTTTTGATCTCCGCGACCTTCCGCTTTGGAAAGAATGTTTCCACTTCAGAAATATTGACCTTGACCACCACCTGTGCGATGCGCCACTCATAACGCGTAATGCAATCGAGCAGTGATTTTCTAAACTTTTCTTCCCATAGACTCTCACTGACGATCAATTCAAAATCCAAGTCCCAAATGGCACATCCAAAATCGGCGTTAAAGCGATGCTCTCCCTTTCGGGTAAATATGATCAGCTCCAGATAATTTGAAATGGATTTACCCAGATCAGACTCTTTCAACCGCTGATTCTCCACTGGGAGGTTTAACTGTAAAGGTTTATCCAGGTAAAATTCCATATAAACTCATTTATTGCTGATTGTACTCACTAGCCCATGTTGTGCTTTCATCTTCCCCCTTGTAGCCATCCAATTTGACCATAAAACTTTTGGCAGGAAAGAATGGAGTAATATGGATATCAAGATGAATTTTATCTTTTTGCTGATCATCACGTTCAAATCGCATGATTTTGAAGCGCTCAATCAATCTATCTGGCCCTTGAATACTGTCCAAAAATTTCACAATCTGCGCACGCAAATCTTTTTCCGTCTTGGTCGTCCAATTTTCAAACGCTCTGCGGTTCAGAAAATCAAAAAGGACTTTCGTCACATAATCGAATACACGCACCACAGAGTAAGTCTGCAAGCCAATATTATCACCATTAAATAACGTTTTGGCGGAGAATGCCATCACCTTCCCATATTCATTCACCATTGGAACCAATCCAATACGTTCGAGATGCGAAATTTCACTTTTCTTAAGGTCAAACTTTACGCCATCAACCTCATTGATTGTACCGTGTTTTTTTCCCGCAGTTACCTGCGACATCAATGTATAATACATTTTTCCCGCCAGCGCAGCAGAGCCCGGTACAGTCAGATCTTCCTCCTCGCCTACAGTGGTATTTTTCTCCCGTCCAATCAACCAGTTGGTCGTCATGATGACGTTGGATTTATATGCTTCTGCGCTGGTGTAATTACCAGATGTGAAGAGGTCGATCACATCATCCGGCTGTTCGAGATCCGCAAAATCGGTGACGAGCATCGCTTTATTCGCATTGGCAATCTTTGCCCAACGATCCAACACCTTATTGGACCCCAAGTAGCCCGGTAATACCAATAGCGAATAGTTGTCGCGCAGGTCTAGCCTATCATAATTCTGTTTAAACTCTTCAGACACATATTCGATAAAACGGGGGTTGTCCAGGTCTGTCAGCTGGTCCATACTGGCATTCATGAGGACCACATTATCCACTTTATCAGCTTCTGTGTTCTTATAGAACAAGTGGACAGAGCGATAAGCCTGCTCCAGCTCACGAGTTGCTTCCAGAGCCGTTCCCAAATTGCGGTTTAACGTCTCTTCGGCTACCTTCAGCTTTTCAGCGCTTTTATCTACCATAGAAGCAACGGAATCCGAATTTTCCAACAGATCTACCCAAAGTTCCATCTTCTTCTTAAGTTGTTCACGTTCCTTCTTTTTTTGGTCATCGCTCAAAAAAATCTGCTTGCGTGCCTTACGTTCAGGATTTAAATTTTGGATACCATCCACCGATGCTTCCAATAAATCAAAGCCCCCCACGCGCACCAGCTTATCTAAACTTTCCTGCAAGCTTTCGGTAGCAGCACGGTCCTTTACCTCTTTATATCCGGCAGCGCTACCCGCTTGTGCCGCTTTTTCTTCTTGTGTATTTGCCATAGGTCCTATTTATTAGCTTCTAATTCAGCGATAAAATTTTTAAGCACATTGATGAATGCAGCCTTTGTTTCGGCATTTTCAATGGCAGACTTCAACGTTTTATTCGATTTCAGCTGTTTGATCACACTTGCAGAAAGATCTTTTTGAACACTTAGATTAGACAAAAAATCACTTTGCATCGTTAAATTCTTTGCTGAAAAATCGCCCAAATTCTGAAATTTCAGCTCTTCATGAACGCTGCTACCATCTTCATCCTCAAAGGATACCCCCACACTTGGCTTGAAATGCGCAAATACATCCTCCACTTTCTTAAGTCCTTCTACTTTCTCTGGACGCAAAGGCTCATTATCGGTCAATTTCTGAATAAACATCGTTTTATTGAACGAGATGTCCACAATGGATTCCGAAGTCTCAACTTTCCTTTCGTTTCCACCAATTTCGTACTCAAACATATATCTAAAAATTAAGTTTATACTCTAATTAATTTGTCCTATTCTATCTACAATATACTAAAATATTAGCATAATACCTTCAGCAATTGCGCTAGTACACTGTATTAAAACAACATACAGCTATTTCTGTTTTATTTCCCATGTGAGAATCTCCTGACTTGCATCCCAGCCTACCGTCAATATGTCCCCCTTATTTAGTTCGCCTGCAATAAGCATTTTCGAAATCGGGCGCCGCAGTTCATTACGAATGCCAG
The genomic region above belongs to Sphingobacterium zeae and contains:
- a CDS encoding NAD(P)H-dependent oxidoreductase, translated to MKNVLLINGDLFKTASTDFLMDAYRTGVMQADGIVHDLRIADLLFNYNIQLPSLHWTSVEADLQFALRRLHWAKHIVLFCPVYRSYIPSKIKGFFDRLFLPYQSSLDVNRIDNNFYGKSARIVSILDQDLFAEYNLYKKTNFMSVKKDVFERCHISPVRTSAMGELHQLNNSYSAKWADKLARFGRIDLV
- a CDS encoding GPW/gp25 family protein, whose protein sequence is MEFYLDKPLQLNLPVENQRLKESDLGKSISNYLELIIFTRKGEHRFNADFGCAIWDLDFELIVSESLWEEKFRKSLLDCITRYEWRIAQVVVKVNISEVETFFPKRKVAEIKKKVMIYVEAKMVETGERYAFSTSLFLSPLAR
- a CDS encoding DUF5458 family protein; amino-acid sequence: MANTQEEKAAQAGSAAGYKEVKDRAATESLQESLDKLVRVGGFDLLEASVDGIQNLNPERKARKQIFLSDDQKKKEREQLKKKMELWVDLLENSDSVASMVDKSAEKLKVAEETLNRNLGTALEATRELEQAYRSVHLFYKNTEADKVDNVVLMNASMDQLTDLDNPRFIEYVSEEFKQNYDRLDLRDNYSLLVLPGYLGSNKVLDRWAKIANANKAMLVTDFADLEQPDDVIDLFTSGNYTSAEAYKSNVIMTTNWLIGREKNTTVGEEEDLTVPGSAALAGKMYYTLMSQVTAGKKHGTINEVDGVKFDLKKSEISHLERIGLVPMVNEYGKVMAFSAKTLFNGDNIGLQTYSVVRVFDYVTKVLFDFLNRRAFENWTTKTEKDLRAQIVKFLDSIQGPDRLIERFKIMRFERDDQQKDKIHLDIHITPFFPAKSFMVKLDGYKGEDESTTWASEYNQQ
- a CDS encoding response regulator transcription factor; translated protein: MDKVISVIIVDDHPLVLNGFEFILKNSADIVLLGTFTSSCDALAFLQTQSVDIVLVDINMPGMNGIDTTAIIKKDFPNTQVIAISNLNEGSIALRMLQAGALGYLLKNVSAEDLIQGIHSVHQGEQVLSREMNFILKGNQQDSVPKITEREREVLKWMAQGYTTPKIGELMFISPLTVESHRRNLLQKFSVSNSASLIHKATEMKFI
- a CDS encoding tetratricopeptide repeat-containing sensor histidine kinase — its product is MLLFIAVLCALPRFNALGQQKNQLEHYSDSLYQQLLRVDDQASKAQALYELSFFWCDYDSTQALKYIAEAEQVLGPMRKSSYYRGLSYFYRAAVYFDSAPLKAKQLYLQAEDQLKKIDQKNNVSAQKHRARLWGSYGALLQREGKSDEYVHVLLNKVIPIAEQLQDNILLGNNYQNIAMVLMNLQAYGKAEQYYEKAFHLLQGRKDSDEQLLTLYVNAARNALFRQDGIEAKKRLDKAEKISVRIPNSSYIPIYHTVTGSYWAAKKNMSKANIHFEHGLAAAKRQQNKDMTASIIFDQFTALKEAGQYQAALDKLLAVLPYVQNKESLRNKQMVYDNLATTAVKLGRWREATHWYEAHKKLSDTLYQDKGNARIMELEKIYQTAEKEKELLRIKTENQGHQLALQKTRLWVGVLAFAMLILSFLSFTWYTAFLNKKKLATHKEMLLEEEIKNRKQQEKLNLYNAMLQGQERERSRIARDLHDGLGGILASTKLKLSAVAANANSQQEAAKTTDLHIIIEQLDHSVDELRRIARNMMPESLLYLGLEVALRDLCNAMSHPDLQVDFQASNLREHYPQDFLIAAYRILQELLTNAIKHSGASQVWVQCSQVADKFHMNVEDNGKGFDPQHATMTKEGIGISNIRNRVDILNGQLEIDAAVGNGASFHIQLNIHG
- a CDS encoding TssN family type VI secretion system protein, producing the protein MNTATAEMEVQTVFLRYILAPLLVFISTIVLSVWNKKNSLLSNKKLIISILIGGLVLALPGFFGFLGFGYMPWGYFITMMYALGLGVLWVYLLSKWDLNTLENKKLFVFFVMFVMLLLGLYIYKLFFDWMSPFRLGWWAATSISIFMVPMFFWWTYIALLSIPMEIHRVWEYPRFPEEISLDHLDFDKLLVLELELYKDSKDVEPLRVKVKAPEKMNFGLWFQKFIEDYNAKFPSAPVRFVDDQGEYQRWIFVVKRSIFRRNVYIDPNADISGNQITEKMTIHAKRVSETIG
- a CDS encoding DinB family protein; translation: MESLFNAWKTSRMAYLKFFEHYSLEELNLIPAGFGNNLIWNIGHIIATQHKLIYIGSDVKGHIPEEVFLKYQSGTKPTVPVSQQEADLLKSLLVEQIEPTILDFNNNIFLHYNSRTTGTGFHVASIYDAFEWNNFHEGLHMGYMMSIRKFI